The Hymenobacter sp. GOD-10R genome includes a window with the following:
- a CDS encoding SDR family oxidoreductase gives MSEQILTGKKALVTGASSGLGLAMAKALAQAGATVALTARSSEKLADVVAQLQAQQLEVFALEMDVRDEQSIAAAVQWVTAHWGTLDLLVNNAGIGMRTVNPDFLTKPQPFYAVTADGFRDLIDTNLTGYFLVAKAFAPMLVEQGKGKIVNISMNHETMRRRGFVPYGPSRAGAESLSLIMAEDLREHHIDVNMLLPGGATETGMIPEEAKAAVASHFKLLSPEVMAEPIVFLASDESNGITGERIVATEFASWKAQVRSV, from the coding sequence ATGAGCGAACAAATCTTAACTGGAAAGAAAGCCCTAGTTACAGGCGCATCAAGTGGACTAGGGTTGGCAATGGCCAAAGCCTTGGCCCAAGCAGGCGCCACTGTGGCGCTTACTGCCCGCAGCAGCGAAAAGCTAGCTGATGTAGTGGCTCAGTTGCAGGCGCAACAACTGGAAGTGTTTGCCTTGGAGATGGACGTGCGCGATGAGCAGTCGATTGCCGCGGCGGTACAATGGGTGACAGCACACTGGGGTACGCTGGATCTGCTGGTGAATAACGCCGGCATCGGCATGCGCACCGTGAACCCAGACTTTCTGACCAAGCCGCAGCCGTTTTATGCAGTAACTGCCGATGGCTTTCGCGACCTGATTGACACGAACTTGACCGGCTACTTTCTAGTGGCAAAGGCCTTCGCACCGATGTTGGTAGAGCAGGGGAAGGGCAAGATCGTAAACATCTCCATGAACCACGAAACCATGCGCCGTCGCGGCTTTGTGCCGTATGGTCCGTCGCGAGCGGGCGCCGAGTCGTTGTCGCTCATCATGGCCGAAGACCTGCGCGAGCACCACATCGACGTGAACATGCTGCTGCCCGGCGGCGCTACCGAAACCGGCATGATCCCGGAGGAGGCGAAAGCAGCGGTTGCGAGCCATTTCAAACTGTTGAGTCCGGAGGTAATGGCGGAGCCGATCGTCTTTCTGGCCTCCGATGAGAGCAACGGCATCACGGGAGAACGAATCGTCGCGACGGAGTTTGCTAGCTGGAAAGCGCAGGTAAGATCGGTTTAG
- a CDS encoding M16 family metallopeptidase has translation MKKPFRLLFPAIAALGLTTQCQTSKPAVTTTSTAPTAAPQAPVLKEKEYKYETVANDPLKARIYTLDNGLTVYLSDYEDAPRIQTYLAVRAGSKNDPSTATGLAHYLEHMVFKGTSKLGTQNWQAEKPELDKIEALYEQYRAQTDPAVRKKLYHQIDSVSSVAAKYAVANEYDKVMGAIGAKGSNAYTSVEQTVYQEDIPSNQIEKWAAIQSERMHEMVPRLFHTELEAVYEEKNRGLDNDFSKEYEALNASLYRKHQYGTQTTIGTIQHLQNPSITEIKKYYGQYYVPNNVALCLSGDLDYDQTIRIIDKYFGQLPNKPVPSFTVAKEEPITAPIVKEVVGPSSENVMIGFRFPGTASKDANVLRMIDKILTNGQAGLIDLNLNQKQLVLQAASFTDLNNDYSSHILYATPRQGQKLEAVRDLLLAQLDQVKKGNFPEWLIPAIINNEQLQRTKSYESNEARAGAFVSAFIAREDWKEYLKQIDDFAEIKKADVLRVANEYYGNNYALVYKRTGKDTSTPKVIKPAITPVPVNREVSSAFYKEVTALPTPPLEPVFLDYKKDIQELALKPGLPVFYTKNTENNLFNLFYVLDIGTNNDPKLGLAADYLQYLGTDKYTAAQLQQEFYKLGCSFGVSSGQDRVFVSLSGLDSNFEPALQLFETLLASPKPDAKALQDMVAGVLKARQDAKLNKQVILSQALVNYAKYGPKNPFTSQLSEKELKALKPADLTALTKKLTSYQHRILYYGPRPVVELNSETLPPGKIDNQGRKTVQLGAVAKRPGDGIIETLAQLHHTPTKLTPTPPQKDFAEQPMKDRKVYWVDYNMVQAEILFLTRGDVYDKNLVPTVSLYNEYFGGGMGSIVFQELRESKALAYSATSRYANADKQGRSNYLLSYIGTQNDKLPEAMAGMEALLTDMPMAEANLQIAKNAIRNSIATERITKSDVLFSYERAKRLGLDYDVRRDVYEKTQNMSFDDLKKFQQAKVKGQSQTILVIGSKDRLNFKELAKYGQVQQLTLKEIFGY, from the coding sequence GTGAAAAAACCCTTTCGACTTCTCTTTCCAGCCATTGCGGCGCTTGGGCTAACCACCCAGTGCCAGACCAGCAAGCCGGCCGTCACTACCACCTCGACAGCTCCAACAGCCGCTCCGCAAGCGCCGGTTCTGAAAGAGAAGGAATACAAATACGAAACCGTTGCGAACGACCCGCTTAAGGCGCGCATCTATACCCTCGACAACGGGCTGACGGTTTACCTCTCCGACTACGAAGACGCCCCACGCATCCAGACTTACCTGGCGGTGCGCGCCGGTTCTAAGAACGACCCTAGCACCGCCACCGGCCTAGCGCACTACCTGGAGCACATGGTGTTCAAAGGTACTTCGAAGCTAGGTACGCAGAACTGGCAGGCCGAAAAACCGGAGCTCGATAAGATCGAAGCGCTCTACGAGCAATACCGTGCCCAGACGGATCCGGCCGTTCGCAAGAAGCTTTACCACCAAATCGATTCGGTATCGAGCGTGGCGGCCAAGTACGCCGTAGCCAACGAGTACGACAAGGTGATGGGCGCCATTGGGGCGAAAGGCTCGAATGCTTACACCTCGGTGGAGCAAACGGTGTATCAGGAAGATATTCCGTCGAACCAGATTGAGAAGTGGGCTGCTATCCAGAGTGAGCGGATGCACGAAATGGTGCCGCGCCTTTTCCACACCGAACTAGAAGCGGTGTACGAAGAGAAAAACCGCGGGCTCGACAACGACTTCTCGAAAGAGTACGAAGCACTGAACGCCAGCCTGTACCGCAAGCACCAATACGGCACCCAGACCACCATCGGCACGATTCAGCACTTACAGAATCCGTCGATTACGGAGATCAAGAAGTACTACGGCCAGTACTACGTGCCCAACAACGTAGCGCTCTGCCTGAGCGGCGACCTGGATTACGACCAGACCATCCGCATCATCGACAAGTACTTTGGGCAGCTGCCGAACAAGCCGGTACCTAGCTTCACCGTTGCGAAGGAAGAGCCGATTACGGCGCCCATCGTGAAGGAAGTGGTGGGACCTAGCTCCGAGAACGTGATGATCGGCTTCCGCTTTCCCGGCACGGCTTCGAAGGATGCCAACGTGCTGCGCATGATCGACAAGATCCTGACCAACGGACAAGCCGGCCTGATCGACTTGAACCTGAACCAGAAGCAGCTCGTGTTACAAGCCGCGTCGTTCACGGACCTGAATAATGACTATTCCTCGCACATCCTGTACGCCACGCCGCGCCAGGGTCAGAAGCTGGAAGCGGTCCGCGACTTGCTGCTAGCCCAGCTCGATCAGGTAAAGAAAGGCAACTTCCCCGAATGGCTGATTCCAGCCATCATCAACAACGAGCAGCTACAGCGCACCAAGAGCTACGAGAGCAACGAAGCCCGCGCCGGTGCTTTCGTGTCGGCGTTCATTGCCCGCGAGGACTGGAAGGAATATCTGAAGCAGATTGATGACTTCGCGGAAATCAAGAAGGCCGATGTATTGCGTGTGGCCAACGAGTACTACGGCAACAACTACGCCCTTGTGTACAAGCGCACGGGCAAAGACACCAGCACGCCCAAGGTTATCAAGCCGGCCATCACGCCCGTGCCGGTAAATCGCGAAGTATCGTCGGCGTTCTACAAGGAAGTGACTGCGCTGCCTACGCCGCCATTGGAACCGGTGTTTTTGGATTACAAAAAGGATATTCAGGAGCTAGCGCTCAAGCCGGGCTTGCCGGTGTTCTACACCAAGAACACGGAGAACAATCTGTTCAACCTGTTTTACGTGCTGGATATCGGCACGAACAACGACCCCAAGCTAGGGCTGGCCGCCGACTACCTGCAATACCTAGGTACCGACAAGTACACCGCCGCCCAGCTTCAGCAGGAGTTCTATAAGCTAGGCTGCTCCTTCGGCGTGTCGAGCGGCCAGGACCGCGTATTCGTGAGCCTGAGCGGACTCGATAGCAACTTTGAGCCGGCCTTGCAGCTGTTCGAAACGCTGCTAGCTAGCCCTAAGCCCGACGCTAAGGCCCTGCAAGACATGGTAGCCGGTGTGCTGAAGGCTCGCCAGGATGCCAAGCTCAACAAGCAGGTAATTCTGAGCCAAGCACTCGTGAACTACGCTAAGTATGGCCCGAAGAACCCATTCACGAGCCAACTTTCGGAGAAAGAGTTGAAGGCGCTGAAACCTGCTGATCTGACGGCGCTGACCAAGAAGCTCACCAGCTACCAGCACCGCATCCTCTACTACGGACCGCGTCCCGTTGTCGAACTGAACAGTGAGACTTTACCGCCAGGAAAAATTGACAACCAAGGAAGGAAAACTGTGCAGTTAGGTGCCGTGGCAAAGCGCCCGGGTGATGGCATAATCGAAACTCTTGCCCAACTCCACCACACGCCCACCAAGCTCACCCCCACGCCACCCCAGAAAGATTTCGCTGAGCAGCCCATGAAGGACCGCAAGGTGTACTGGGTGGATTACAACATGGTGCAGGCCGAAATCTTGTTCTTAACCAGAGGCGACGTCTACGACAAGAACTTGGTGCCGACGGTGAGCCTCTACAACGAGTACTTCGGCGGCGGCATGGGCAGCATCGTGTTTCAGGAGCTGCGCGAGAGCAAGGCCCTCGCCTACTCGGCTACCTCGCGCTACGCCAACGCCGACAAGCAAGGCCGCTCCAATTACCTGCTCTCCTACATCGGCACGCAGAACGACAAGTTGCCCGAAGCCATGGCCGGCATGGAAGCCCTGCTTACCGATATGCCGATGGCAGAAGCCAACTTGCAAATCGCCAAGAACGCCATTCGTAACAGTATTGCTACGGAGCGCATCACCAAGTCGGACGTACTCTTCAGCTACGAGCGCGCCAAGCGCCTCGGCCTCGACTACGACGTGCGCCGCGACGTGTACGAGAAGACCCAAAACATGAGCTTCGACGACCTGAAGAAGTTTCAGCAAGCCAAAGTGAAGGGCCAAAGCCAAACGATTCTGGTGATTGGCTCGAAAGATCGTTTAAACTTTAAAGAGCTGGCCAAGTATGGTCAGGTACAACAACTTACCCTGAAAGAGATTTTTGGGTATTAA
- a CDS encoding AraC family transcriptional regulator — translation MKPFFQFRSAELVDNCQTDIRAQAGLLQADTIWHSSGGGELVFTDYLMDGLQMTHMSGCLDRSLRVELAVEQPWVAFYYQLQGDMASRRCALRPLHVGVGHQNVMGDEAPVNTYTFRGQQEHFSSFCLHLTPKLFTDMIANNLEWVSMHEKHLGRGEPFVMLPPGTTISPTQRLIIQQIVQCPYTGTLKKAFLEARIMDLFVEQQAELGRLVPRLNARERDLLFRIRDFLDSNYADPPSLLELARMFGTNDFKLKKGFRQLFGTTVFGYIAEQRLRVAEQLLTLTEQSIQEIAESVGFTNPAHFTTAFRRKFGVTPSQIRRLPKRNRYTKVSVDAWLKRAKEPLHAA, via the coding sequence ATGAAGCCCTTTTTTCAGTTTCGTAGCGCGGAGTTGGTTGATAATTGCCAAACAGACATCCGAGCACAAGCAGGCTTGTTGCAGGCCGATACCATCTGGCACAGCTCAGGTGGCGGCGAGCTAGTTTTCACCGACTATCTCATGGACGGCTTGCAGATGACCCACATGAGCGGTTGCCTCGACCGGTCACTGCGGGTAGAGCTAGCGGTGGAGCAGCCCTGGGTGGCGTTTTACTACCAGCTACAAGGCGATATGGCATCACGCCGGTGCGCCCTGCGACCTTTGCACGTGGGCGTAGGGCACCAAAACGTGATGGGCGATGAAGCGCCGGTTAATACATACACGTTTCGAGGGCAGCAGGAACACTTCAGCAGCTTTTGCCTGCACCTAACACCTAAACTTTTTACGGACATGATAGCCAACAATTTGGAGTGGGTGTCGATGCACGAAAAACACTTAGGTCGGGGAGAGCCGTTCGTGATGCTGCCGCCCGGAACCACGATTAGCCCCACGCAGCGCCTGATTATCCAGCAGATTGTGCAGTGCCCTTACACAGGCACGCTGAAGAAGGCCTTTTTGGAGGCGCGCATCATGGATCTGTTTGTGGAGCAACAAGCAGAGCTAGGTCGCCTCGTGCCGCGCCTCAACGCCCGCGAACGAGACTTGCTCTTTCGCATCCGCGACTTCCTAGATAGCAATTATGCAGATCCACCTAGCTTGCTGGAGCTAGCGCGCATGTTTGGTACTAACGACTTCAAGCTCAAGAAGGGCTTCCGACAGCTGTTCGGCACCACCGTGTTTGGCTACATCGCCGAGCAGCGCCTGCGCGTAGCTGAGCAGCTGCTGACGCTCACGGAGCAATCGATCCAGGAAATTGCCGAGTCGGTGGGCTTCACCAATCCGGCGCATTTTACCACGGCATTTCGGCGCAAGTTTGGGGTAACGCCCTCCCAAATTCGGCGCCTTCCCAAGCGAAACCGCTACACCAAAGTGTCGGTGGATGCGTGGCTGAAACGCGCAAAAGAGCCGCTACACGCCGCCTGA
- a CDS encoding NADP-dependent isocitrate dehydrogenase translates to MAKIKVANPVVEMDGDEMTRIIWKFIKDKLITPYLELDIKYYDLGMEYRDETNDQVTIDAANAVKQYGVGIKCATITPDEQRVEEFGLKQMWKSPNGTIRNILDGTVFREPIVTNNVPRLVPNWTAPICIGRHAFGDQYRATDFVTKGKGKLTITFTPEDGGDVQSFEVFNFKNDGVALAMYNTDESIRGFAHSCFNQALMKGWPLYLSTKNTILKKYDGRFKDIFQEIYEQDYQEKFKAAGITYEHRLIDDMVASALKWNGNFVWACKNYDGDVQSDTVAQGFGSLGLMTSTLVTPDGTVMEAEAAHGTVTRHYRDHQKGKPTSTNPIASIFAWTRGLEFRGKLDGNQELIDFCHALEQVCVETVESGKMTKDLAVCIHGNKVEHGRDYLYTEEFLEALDQNLKAKLGQ, encoded by the coding sequence ATGGCAAAAATTAAAGTAGCGAATCCCGTTGTGGAGATGGATGGCGACGAGATGACGCGCATCATCTGGAAATTCATCAAGGACAAGTTGATTACCCCCTATCTGGAACTGGATATCAAGTACTATGATTTGGGCATGGAGTACCGGGACGAAACCAACGACCAGGTAACCATCGACGCGGCCAACGCAGTGAAGCAGTACGGCGTGGGCATCAAGTGCGCTACCATCACTCCCGATGAGCAGCGCGTAGAAGAGTTCGGCCTGAAGCAAATGTGGAAGTCGCCTAACGGCACGATCCGCAATATCCTGGACGGTACGGTGTTCCGCGAGCCAATCGTGACGAACAACGTGCCCCGCTTGGTGCCCAACTGGACGGCCCCGATCTGCATCGGTCGTCACGCGTTTGGCGACCAGTACCGCGCTACCGACTTCGTAACCAAAGGCAAAGGCAAACTCACCATTACCTTCACCCCCGAAGATGGTGGCGACGTGCAGTCGTTTGAAGTGTTCAACTTCAAGAACGACGGCGTGGCCCTGGCCATGTACAACACCGACGAGTCGATCCGCGGCTTCGCGCACTCGTGCTTCAACCAGGCCCTGATGAAAGGCTGGCCCCTGTACCTGTCCACGAAGAACACCATCTTGAAGAAGTACGATGGTCGCTTCAAAGACATCTTCCAAGAGATCTACGAGCAAGACTACCAAGAGAAGTTCAAAGCCGCTGGCATCACCTACGAGCACCGTCTGATCGACGACATGGTAGCCTCGGCGCTGAAGTGGAACGGTAACTTCGTGTGGGCTTGTAAGAACTACGACGGCGACGTACAAAGCGACACGGTAGCCCAAGGTTTCGGCTCGCTGGGTCTGATGACCTCGACGCTGGTAACGCCTGACGGCACGGTGATGGAAGCGGAAGCTGCCCACGGCACCGTGACGCGCCACTACCGCGACCACCAGAAAGGCAAGCCGACCTCGACGAACCCTATCGCCTCCATCTTCGCTTGGACCCGCGGCCTAGAGTTCCGCGGCAAGCTCGACGGCAACCAGGAGTTGATCGACTTCTGCCACGCCCTCGAGCAGGTGTGCGTTGAAACCGTAGAAAGCGGCAAGATGACGAAAGACCTCGCCGTTTGTATCCACGGCAACAAAGTGGAGCACGGCCGGGATTACCTCTACACCGAGGAATTCCTAGAAGCTCTTGACCAAAACCTGAAGGCCAAGCTAGGTCAGTAA
- a CDS encoding mechanosensitive ion channel family protein, whose translation MDFSIAWQKINQIAHDTMAALPNLLFGLLVFIGFLLIAKGIRSIVERLISHREHGSESLKLLISRLAYVAVLILGILVTTTIVVPSFTPASLISALGVGGIAIGFAFKDIFQNFLAGILLLLTEPFKINDQIKYKDFEGTVESIQTRATAIKTYDGRRVVIPNAELFTNAVTVNTAYDKRRLQYEIGIGYGDDVARAKKIMIEAMREVDGVLTDPAPEALVVDLAESTVNVQVRWWINPPRRTDVMHAQDQVLEAIRNKLTENGIDLPFPTQQILFHDQTEETDGDRKRQREGWPAGKGEVPKPRAEAMRAGQEQAAQAD comes from the coding sequence ATGGATTTCTCGATTGCCTGGCAGAAGATCAACCAAATAGCCCACGACACCATGGCCGCGTTGCCCAACCTATTGTTTGGGCTGCTCGTGTTCATTGGATTTCTACTTATTGCCAAGGGCATTCGGTCGATTGTAGAGCGGCTTATTAGTCATCGGGAGCACGGTAGTGAGAGTCTAAAGCTGCTGATTAGCCGCTTGGCTTACGTAGCCGTGCTTATTCTAGGCATACTCGTTACCACCACCATTGTGGTACCTAGCTTCACGCCAGCTAGCTTGATCAGCGCACTCGGCGTGGGTGGCATTGCCATCGGCTTTGCTTTCAAAGACATCTTCCAGAACTTTCTGGCGGGCATTCTGCTGTTGCTCACCGAGCCGTTTAAGATCAACGACCAGATTAAGTACAAGGATTTTGAAGGTACTGTCGAATCTATCCAGACGCGGGCTACAGCCATCAAAACATACGACGGCCGGCGCGTCGTTATCCCGAACGCCGAGCTGTTTACGAACGCCGTGACGGTGAATACCGCCTACGACAAACGCCGTTTGCAATACGAAATCGGCATTGGCTATGGCGACGACGTCGCACGCGCCAAAAAAATAATGATAGAGGCGATGCGCGAAGTAGATGGCGTACTCACCGACCCTGCGCCGGAAGCCTTGGTAGTCGACCTAGCCGAAAGTACGGTCAACGTTCAGGTTCGATGGTGGATCAATCCGCCCCGCCGCACCGACGTGATGCACGCCCAAGATCAAGTGTTAGAAGCCATCCGCAACAAACTCACCGAGAACGGTATCGATCTGCCTTTCCCAACCCAGCAGATTCTCTTCCACGACCAAACCGAAGAAACCGATGGCGACCGGAAGCGCCAGCGCGAAGGCTGGCCCGCCGGCAAAGGCGAAGTACCAAAGCCGCGGGCGGAAGCTATGCGGGCGGGACAAGAACAAGCGGCACAGGCCGATTGA
- the icd gene encoding NADP-dependent isocitrate dehydrogenase, translating to MAGQKITIKDGKLTVPDQPIIPFIEGDGTGPDIWAASVRVLDAAVEKAYGDTRKLVWKEVLAGEKAFKQVNNWLPNDTLDAFREYLVGIKGPLTTPVGGGIRSLNVALRQELDLYACVRPVRWFEGVPSPVKRPELTDMVIFRENTEDIYAGIEYMNGTPQAQKMLEFLQDEMSVKKIRFPETSSFGIKPVSKEGTERLVRAAIEYAIEHKKPSVTIVHKGNIMKFTEGAFKTWGYELAEREFGDKVYTWAQYDKVLAKQGQEVADAQQKAALDGGKILIKDSIADAFLQQILLRPSEYSVVATLNLNGDYISDALAAIVGGIGIAPGANINYATGHAIFEATHGTAPKYANQDKVNPGSVILSGAMMLEYLGWQEAADLIYKGLEAAIASKRVTYDFERLMEGATLLKTSEFGDEIIKDM from the coding sequence ATGGCAGGACAGAAGATCACCATCAAAGACGGAAAGCTGACCGTACCCGACCAACCTATCATTCCCTTTATCGAGGGTGACGGCACGGGGCCAGATATTTGGGCAGCTTCCGTACGCGTACTGGATGCCGCAGTAGAGAAAGCCTACGGTGATACGCGTAAGTTGGTGTGGAAAGAGGTGTTGGCTGGCGAAAAGGCATTTAAGCAAGTCAACAACTGGCTGCCAAATGATACATTGGATGCGTTCCGCGAGTACCTGGTGGGGATCAAAGGCCCACTGACGACTCCGGTAGGTGGTGGTATTCGTTCGCTGAACGTAGCGCTGCGCCAGGAGCTAGATTTGTACGCGTGCGTACGTCCGGTGCGTTGGTTTGAGGGTGTGCCTTCGCCGGTGAAGCGCCCCGAGCTGACGGACATGGTGATCTTCCGCGAAAACACGGAAGATATCTACGCGGGTATCGAGTACATGAACGGCACCCCGCAGGCGCAGAAAATGCTCGAATTCCTGCAAGACGAGATGAGTGTGAAGAAAATCCGCTTCCCCGAAACCTCGTCGTTCGGCATCAAGCCGGTATCGAAAGAAGGCACTGAGCGGCTGGTGCGCGCGGCCATCGAGTACGCCATTGAGCATAAGAAACCATCGGTGACGATCGTGCACAAGGGCAACATTATGAAGTTCACGGAGGGCGCCTTCAAGACGTGGGGCTACGAGCTGGCTGAGCGCGAGTTTGGCGACAAAGTGTACACGTGGGCCCAATACGATAAAGTGTTGGCCAAGCAAGGCCAGGAAGTAGCCGACGCCCAGCAGAAAGCAGCCCTCGACGGCGGCAAAATCCTCATCAAGGACAGCATTGCTGATGCTTTCCTCCAGCAGATTCTGCTCCGCCCTTCCGAGTACTCAGTAGTAGCTACCCTGAACCTGAACGGCGACTACATCTCCGACGCCCTAGCGGCCATCGTGGGTGGTATCGGCATTGCACCGGGAGCCAACATCAACTACGCCACCGGCCACGCCATCTTCGAAGCAACCCACGGCACTGCGCCCAAGTACGCCAACCAAGACAAGGTAAACCCCGGCTCGGTGATTCTGTCGGGCGCCATGATGCTGGAATACCTAGGTTGGCAGGAAGCCGCCGACCTCATCTACAAAGGCCTCGAAGCCGCTATTGCGTCGAAGCGCGTCACCTACGATTTCGAACGTCTGATGGAAGGCGCTACCCTGCTCAAGACCTCGGAGTTTGGCGATGAGATTATCAAGGACATGTAA
- a CDS encoding pyridoxamine 5'-phosphate oxidase family protein, with product MPSAIQPQELDLLKEKIKDISYAMLTTQEQDGDFHTRPMYTHGVDDNGTLWFFTYNDSRKVEEIHRNNRVGISYAENDAQTYVTLAGTAEVTRDEAKIDELWVDGLKAWFPKGKNDPNVTLLKIQPHQGEYWDKPGGKINSLFQMAKGALTGAPDNSQRNEKFGEQPS from the coding sequence ATGCCCAGCGCCATCCAACCCCAAGAACTCGACCTGCTTAAAGAGAAGATCAAGGACATCAGCTATGCCATGCTCACCACCCAGGAGCAGGATGGCGACTTCCACACCCGCCCCATGTACACGCACGGCGTGGATGATAACGGCACCCTGTGGTTTTTTACGTACAACGACTCCCGCAAGGTGGAGGAAATTCACCGCAACAATCGTGTGGGCATCAGCTACGCCGAAAACGACGCGCAAACCTACGTGACCCTAGCCGGCACCGCCGAAGTAACCCGCGACGAGGCCAAGATAGATGAACTCTGGGTGGACGGCCTAAAGGCTTGGTTCCCGAAAGGCAAAAACGACCCGAACGTTACGCTGCTCAAAATTCAGCCACACCAAGGCGAGTACTGGGACAAGCCCGGCGGCAAAATCAATAGCCTGTTCCAAATGGCCAAAGGAGCCCTTACCGGCGCGCCCGACAACAGCCAGCGCAACGAGAAATTTGGCGAACAACCAAGCTAG
- a CDS encoding bacteriorhodopsin: MATYFFLSVAAYAFLGNLIFSLATHSSVVPEHRISRTFEAIIAAVAGISYFLILSDYHHMLEDLAKLTDEASRHQLINRSYNAIGQYRYMDWAVTTPLLLLKMVGALRIKPSEAPRAIFTLLAADFFMVFTGYIGEQQLTAAGEIIAGQKLLWGAISTAGYVLVPLILFGLWKRFKDRAKKPERRAYKWMALTTVTTWGVYPIGYLLTLTDLNLNWIHISFTIADIINKVGVAAVLYLAAKKLLEERVSEESVLPGHQIG; this comes from the coding sequence ATGGCTACCTACTTCTTCTTGTCGGTGGCCGCTTACGCTTTCTTGGGCAACCTGATTTTCTCGCTTGCTACTCACAGTAGCGTAGTGCCTGAGCACCGCATCTCCCGCACCTTCGAGGCCATTATTGCGGCGGTGGCGGGTATTTCGTACTTCTTGATCCTGAGTGACTACCACCACATGTTGGAGGACCTAGCCAAACTCACCGATGAAGCTAGCCGTCACCAATTGATTAACCGCAGCTACAACGCCATCGGCCAGTATCGCTATATGGACTGGGCCGTGACCACGCCGCTGTTGCTACTCAAAATGGTGGGCGCGCTTCGGATTAAGCCCTCCGAAGCGCCACGGGCTATTTTCACGCTGTTGGCAGCTGATTTTTTTATGGTGTTTACCGGCTACATTGGCGAGCAACAGCTTACGGCTGCCGGCGAAATCATTGCGGGCCAGAAGCTGCTGTGGGGCGCTATTTCTACTGCTGGTTACGTGCTGGTGCCACTCATCTTGTTTGGGCTGTGGAAGCGCTTTAAGGATCGGGCCAAAAAACCCGAACGCCGCGCCTACAAATGGATGGCTCTCACCACCGTGACTACCTGGGGCGTGTACCCCATCGGCTACCTGCTCACCCTGACGGACCTGAATCTAAACTGGATTCATATCTCGTTCACCATCGCCGATATTATCAATAAGGTAGGCGTTGCCGCCGTGCTGTACCTAGCTGCTAAAAAGCTGTTGGAAGAACGCGTGTCTGAAGAATCCGTACTGCCGGGCCACCAGATTGGTTAA